In Nicotiana tabacum cultivar K326 chromosome 21, ASM71507v2, whole genome shotgun sequence, one DNA window encodes the following:
- the LOC107775119 gene encoding protein NRT1/ PTR FAMILY 1.1-like yields MEMERKGSSSDLVKTSEDVLDGKKGGLKTMPFIIANEALERLASVGLSANMIMYLKNEYHLTNARGQITLFWWGAISNFTPVFGALLSDSYLGRYYVIALGTFISFLGMVVLWLTAIIKEARPHRCKLDSGNCLKPDIGQLALLLSSFALMAIGAGGIRPCSLAFGADQFDNPANPTNGRILQSFFNWYYASVCISVLISVTVIVYIQTQFGWVVGFGVPAGLMLLATIFFLLGFGLFIKMKAKKSLLTGFAQVVAVAWKTKHLSLLPVDSNGWYHHEKDSRFTFPTHKLRFLNKACIIRNPEKDLNPNGTASDQWNLCTVQQVEEFKALIKVIPMWSTGIMIAVTLSQHAFPVLQANTMDRHLNSHFEIPAASYGLFGIITLTIWIAIYDRILVPWISKFTKKPRGLTFKQRIGIGLLFSCAAQAVAALVERERRARAQNEGLAKNPLSQVNMSAFWLVPQHCLTGLAEAFNAIGQIEFYYSQFPKSMASIGVALFSLGMGFGNVFGSLIVEIVDHVSSKGGKVSWVSNNLNLGHYDYYYWVLCLLSVGNLFYFIVCGWAYGSDEDTRFWEEDQAEKKGEIVML; encoded by the exons ATGGAGATGGAGAGAAAAGGAAGTTCTTCGGATTTAGTGAAGACTTCTGAGGATGTCTTAGATGGCAAGAAAGGTGGCCTTAAAACCATGCCTTTTATTATCG CAAACGAGGCATTGGAGAGGCTTGCAAGTGTAGGATTAAGTGCAAATATGATCATGTACCTGAAAAATGAGTATCACTTAACTAATGCTAGAGGGCAAATCACTCTTTTTTGGTGGGGTGCAATATCCAATTTCACGCCTGTTTTTGGAGCTCTACTTTCTGATTCTTACTTGGGTCGATATTATGTGATTGCTTTAGGGACATTCATCAGCTTTCTG GGAATGGTGGTCCTATGGTTAACAGCTATAATAAAAGAAGCAAGGCCACATCGTTGCAAATTAGACTCAGGAAACTGTCTAAAACCAGACATTGGCCAACTTGCACTTCTCCTTTCATCATTTGCATTAATGGCCATTGGAGCTGGTGGAATTAGGCCATGTTCATTAGCCTTTGGTGCTGACCAATTTGACAATCCTGCAAATCCGACCAACGGAAGGATCTTGCAGAGTTTCTTCAATTG GTATTATGCATCAGTGTGCATATCAGTGTTGATTTCAGTGACTGTTATAGTGTATATTCAGACACAATTTGGTTGGGTGGTGGGCTTTGGAGTACCTGCTGGTCTTATGTTATTAGCAACAATTTTCTTCCTTTTGGGTTTTGGACTTTTTATTAAGATGAAGGCAAAGAAGAGTTTACTTACTGGTTTTGCTCAAGTTGTTGCTGTGGCTTGGAAAACCAAACACCTTTCTCTGCTTCCTGTGGATTCTAATGGGTGGTATCATCACGAAAAGGATTCAAGATTTACTTTTCCAACCCATAAATTAAG GTTTCTAAATAAGGCATGCATTATTAGAAACCCTGAGAAAGATTTGAATCCAAATGGAACAGCTTCAGATCAATGGAACCTTTGTACAGTTCAACAAGTAGAAGAATTCAAAGCTTTGATCAAAGTAATCCCAATGTGGTCTACAGGAATTATGATAGCAGTAACACTAAGCCAACATGCATTTCCAGTGTTACAAGCAAATACAATGGATAGACATTTGAATAGTCACTTTGAAATCCCAGCAGCTTCTTATGGTTTATTTGGGATTATTACATTGACAATATGGATAGCCATCTATGATCGAATCCTCGTCCCCTGGATCTCAAAATTCACTAAAAAACCTCGCGGATTGACTTTCAAGCAACGTATAGGGATCGGGTTGTTGTTTTCTTGTGCAGCACAAGCGGTAGCAGCATTAGTGGAAAGAGAAAGACGAGCACGAGCCCAAAATGAAGGACTAGCAAAAAATCCGTTGTCACAAGTGAATATGTCAGCATTTTGGTTAGTGCCACAACATTGTTTAactggtctagctgaggcattcaatgCGATTGGACAAATAGAATTTTATTATTCCCAATTTCCTAAGAGTATGGCTAGTATTGGAGTTGCACTATTTTCACTAGGAATGGGATTTGGGAATGTTTTTGGAAGTCTAATTGTTGAAATTGTTGATCATGTTTCAAGTAAAGGAGGGAAAGTGAGTTGGGTATCAAATAACTTGAATTTAGGTcactatgattattactattgGGTTCTTTGCTTGTTAAGTGTTGGGAATTTGTTCTACTTCATTGTGTGTGGTTGGGCTTATGGATCTGATGAAGATACAAGATTTTGGGAGGAAGATCAAGCTGAAAAGAAAGGAGAGATTGTCATGTTGTAG